One segment of Manihot esculenta cultivar AM560-2 chromosome 4, M.esculenta_v8, whole genome shotgun sequence DNA contains the following:
- the LOC110613897 gene encoding uncharacterized protein LOC110613897 codes for MALAFIYSLQNLWPLSIFKFDDLKASNELVSKLSIPESTKRFVYAIRDPDSQSVIYILSVQNLSERSAIDAECLIREIRPEAVVVQVSPSALSEIQSEEGELGNNIDDPLPTSSFGVIKRCFIDKISKDKYENLAGNLVLKEIFGIGFYGHIMAAKKLSREVGSSFLLLETPLVQTAVVDNPSSEVDTGTMFRGLVNSLIPHKLGLAVNVSSSSRKFCVTDDTQFQMVKLLSSYMEVSLQKLGPSSSVSQAVSKDIHPGSSYQVPPFAQSIYPLLSDLHNIFIDLPSIGRALASSQKMLYDVSRGEIVDAQIISEVHTFRIAVEGLRIALDRAGRLPIKSLGNRNKNKVEFSELSVEDKSHALLAEALHSQTRKVKSIVALVDASSLAGLRKHWDTPVPSEVKELVGQVVTNCELDEDLSNQADKKSLFSSKSVVAVGAGATTVLGVSSLSKMVPTSTLFKVVTFKLPTSLNFVLTQTQKTMAIALSKTLGPKVVAPGLANSGANATSVFKAVASAEKIRTVAHSIIASVEKTSFSAMRTAFYEIMRKRQVQPIGFMPWATFGCSIATCSALLMYGDGIECAAESVPAAPSIACLGRGIQNLHQVSQEVRQKDGTRIQKAIESLMYSFRKVKIQ; via the coding sequence ATGGCACTAGCATTTATTTATAGTCTGCAGAATCTATGGCCTTTATCGATTTTTAAGTTTGATGATTTGAAAGCATCAAATGAATTGGTTAGCAAACTATCCATACCCGAGAGCACGAAGAGGTTTGTTTATGCAATTCGTGATCCTGACTCTCAATCTGTGATTTACATACTCTCTGTTCAGAATTTGTCTGAGCGATCTGCTATAGATGCTGAGTGCCTGATTAGGGAGATTCGACCTGAAGCTGTTGTGGTTCAGGTCTCTCCTTCTGCATTGAGTGAAATTCAATCGGAAGAGGGGGAATTGGGGAATAATATAGATGACCCACTGCCAACTTCGTCCTTTGGGGTGATTAAAAGatgttttattgataaaatcagTAAGGACAAGTATGAAAATTTGGCTGGAAACTTGGTTTTGAAAGAAATATTTGGGATTGGTTTTTATGGTCATATCATGGCAGCTAAGAAATTGTCTAGGGAGGTAGGGTCGTCGTTTTTGTTGCTTGAAACACCACTTGTTCAGACTGCTGTTGTAGATAATCCTTCCAGTGAAGTTGATACAGGGACCATGTTTCGTGGGTTGGTTAATAGTTTGATTCCACATAAACTGGGTTTGGCTGTCAATGTTTCATCAAGTTCAAGGAAATTTTGTGTTACAGATGACACTCAGTTCCAGATGGTgaagttattgtcttcatatatGGAAGTATCTTTGCAGAAGTTAGGCCCTTCAAGTTCAGTTTCTCAGGCAGTATCAAAAGACATTCACCCAGGAAGCAGTTACCAGGTGCCACCATTTGCCCAATCTATTTATCCATTGCTTTCAGATCTgcataatatatttattgatcTTCCATCAATTGGGAGGGCTCTAGCCTCTTCACAAAAGATGCTTTATGATGTAAGCAGAGGGGAAATTGTGGATGCCCAAATTATATCTGAAGTTCATACCTTCCGAATTGCAGTTGAAGGACTGAGAATTGCTCTAGATAGGGCTGGTAGGTTACCTATCAAAAGCTTGGGAAACCGTAACAAAAATAAGGTCGAGTTTTCAGAGCTTTCAGTTGAAGACAAGTCACACGCCCTCCTTGCAGAGGCCCTTCACAGTCAGACTAGGAAGGTCAAGTCTATAGTAGCTTTAGTAGATGCTAGTAGCTTAGCAGGTCTCAGGAAACACTGGGACACTCCTGTGCCTTCAGAAGTCAAGGAATTGGTTGGCCAGGTTGTCACTAATTGTGAATTGGATGAAGACTTATCAAATCAGGCAGACAAGAAGAGCTTGTTTTCTAGTAAATCCGTGGTGGCAGTTGGAGCAGGAGCAACAACAGTTTTGGGAGTTTCGTCTCTCTCTAAAATGGTTCCCACATCAACATTGTTCAAGGTTGTAACTTTTAAATTGCCAACTTCTCTTAATTTTGTGCTAACCCAAACTCAGAAGACTATGGCAATAGCTCTAAGCAAGACTCTGGGTCCAAAAGTGGTTGCTCCAGGTCTGGCAAATTCTGGAGCCAATGCAACATCTGTCTTCAAAGCAGTTGCTTCTGCCGAGAAAATACGGACAGTGGCCCACAGCATTATAGCCTCTGTTGAGAAGACCAGTTTTTCAGCCATGAGAACTGCATTCTATGAGATAATGAGAAAACGACAGGTACAACCTATAGGTTTCATGCCTTGGGCAACATTTGGTTGCAGTATTGCAACTTGTTCAGCTTTGCTTATGTATGGAGACGGGATTGAATGTGCTGCTGAATCTGTTCCTGCCGCCCCATCAATTGCCTGTTTGGGGCGTGGGATTCAAAATTTGCACCAAGTATCTCAAGAAGTAAGGCAGAAGGATGGCACTAGAATACAAAAAGCCATAGAGTCACTGATGTACAGTTTCCGGAAAGTAAAGATTCAATAA